The segment GCCGCATCGTCTAGAGCCTGCTGGACAGTCTTTTGCCCCAGAAGGATAGCGGTTGTCGCGCTACGCTGCACCTCAGCCAAGTCCGGATAGCGAGGGAAAATCGGCCGGTACAGGGCGGTGGTCAACTGACGGAGGATCACGTCCGGAAAGAGCCTTCTTTCGGTCAGAAAGGAAACCGCCGCTTCCTTGTTAGCCGGAGTCAATGAGGCGACTTTTTCGTTGACTTCTCTGCTGGTCCAGTGTTCGATAAATTTCCAGGCGGCGTCTTTGTAGGGGGTCTGCTCAAATATAACCATGTTCCAGCCGCCGAAAGTACCAATACTGGTCTTCCCTTCCGCCTTGGGGAAATTCCCCAATCCCCAGTCCATCTCCGGTGCCCGGGCCTTCACGGTGCTCTGGCCCCATTCTCCATACCAAAACATGGAAACCGATCCCGCGGTAAAGAGCATGAAGGAATCCTCTTCGCTACGGGCCACTTCACCGGCTGGGTTCACAGCCTGAAGGCTTTTGAAAAACTCCATGGCCTCGACACCGGCCGGTTCGTTGAGGACGGCCCGGGTAAAGTCTTCATTCAGAACCGATCCGCTATTGGAAAACTTCAAAGCGTTGGTGATGCACTGAATCGCGTCCCCGGTCCCGACAAAGAGCGCCGTTCCCCATTGATCGATGATCCCGTCCCCCGAGGTGTCCCGGGTGAGCTTGGTCGCGTATTCGTAAAAATCGTCCCAGGTGACCGGCGGGACTTCCGGGTCGAGTCCGGCGGCCCGGAAGTGGTCTTTATTGTAATAGTTCAACGCCCAGACG is part of the Atribacteraceae bacterium genome and harbors:
- a CDS encoding ABC transporter substrate-binding protein: MKKFAMFLLSGLLLFGVFSGMALAQGITLDVWMMVQADVDLLRAQEEALEDFKAIYPDIDVQFTVFPYVEYRDKLLIAAMAGNPPDVAVVDQIWNPEFSSAGFIIPLDDYVAASETVNEDAFFSGAWDSALYKGRLYGIPFDVGVWALNYYNKDHFRAAGLDPEVPPVTWDDFYEYATKLTRDTSGDGIIDQWGTALFVGTGDAIQCITNALKFSNSGSVLNEDFTRAVLNEPAGVEAMEFFKSLQAVNPAGEVARSEEDSFMLFTAGSVSMFWYGEWGQSTVKARAPEMDWGLGNFPKAEGKTSIGTFGGWNMVIFEQTPYKDAAWKFIEHWTSREVNEKVASLTPANKEAAVSFLTERRLFPDVILRQLTTALYRPIFPRYPDLAEVQRSATTAILLGQKTVQQALDDAAREIDQLLDEYYAERL